In Neomicrococcus aestuarii, the genomic window TGTTTTGTTCGGAGGTGTAGTGCTCACCTTCGCTTCGCCGCGCTTCTTTGCTCTTGACTAGCTGGAAAAGAGCACCAAAGATGGCCGGTGATATGTGTGTCCACCTAAATCTGCATGCATTCAGGAGCGCGCTACGCATCTTTTCGTCGAGGAAGACCGGTGTGGTCGCTTCACTGAAGATTCCTCCGTTGACGTATGGGAACCGGGCGAGTGTTTCAGGAAGTTTTCTCCGGCGATTTTCGGGTGTGTTCAGCACAGTGAATAAGGCGGACAGCTGTGGCCCGAGATTCTCGGGTGTTGTATCAAACTCAACCCACCGATGGAATAGGTCAGATTCCCAAAGACCGGCATCGTCGCCATAAAGTAAGAAGAGAATGCGAGTCAGGAAGACTGATGCTTCTTGTGTGGCTTGGTCTTCATCGGATTCATTCTCCGGCGCATCCTCATTTATATCTATATCGACTTCGTCACCGAGCATCGCGGTAAACAGGCTCGCCATCAGGTGCGCGGCCTGCATGGACGCTTCTTCTTCCTCGGCTTTTGAGATGGTTTCAGCACCAGCCAGGAAGAGCAGCTGGTCGAGATGATCCGGCAGATCATTTATGTCGAACTCTGTCGTCCAGGATTCATCGCCGAGGCGATCAATCCTTAGTCGTTCAAAGTTCGTGACCAAGATAAATTTTGGCCATTCGTGCTGGGGGATTGAGCCGCCGCTGAGGTAATCGAGAGCTTGGTCGAACGCTGGATCTAGATCCTTGCCGAGGCTTTTTGCCTCACCAAGTGCAACACCGGACCAAAAGAAATCGATATATCCTGTGCCGCCTGTGCTGGCGCGGACTGCATCACGTTCAAAGAGATCAATTCTCTCCGGAATTACTTCAAAACAGCGCAGAAGGTCGGACCAGAATTGCTGAGCAAAAGATTTTTCGGTGTGGGCTTGCTTGGATTGCTTCCATTGACTGATTCGATGAACCCACGCCACGGACATCCCGTTGAGTTTCTTACGGATCTCGCCGCGATCAATGAACCCAGAACTCAACTCGTCCCACCTTAGAACTATGTAACTGAAGCAATCTATCTAAATAAAACTAATCTAGGCCTGAAGATATCGAAGATTCGGACAAACTTTAGTGTCATGTCTTCCTAAGTTCTCGGTAGATCGTTGTTCGAGAAACGTTGAACAACTCTGCGAGCTCGCTCTGAGTGTGCTCGCCCTTCGCAGCGACCGAGAGCAGGTGCTTCCGTTGTGTCGCTGAGAGTTTGGGTTGTTTGCCTTTGAGTTTTCCTTTGGCTTTGGCGATGGCCATTCCTTCGCGGGTCCGGGCGCGTATGAGGTCGGCTTCGAACTCGGCGACCATGCCGAGGACGTTGAATAGCAGTCGCCCGACTGGGTCGTTTGGATCGTAAACGCTGCCACCGAGACTAAGCGCTACACCCTTCTTACTGAGTTCATCTGCGATATCTCTGGCGTCGGGGAGGGACCGTGCGAGGCGGTCGAGTTTGGTGACGACGAGGGTGTCGCCAGCGCGGACGGCGGCGAGTGCTTTGCCGAGTCCTGGTCGTTCACGGTTCGTTCCGGTGAGTCCATGGTCCACATAGAGGTTTGCTGTTTCGACGCCGAGTGCTTCAAGGGCTGCTTGTTGTGTTGCCAGGTCTTGTTCGGCGGTGGATACGCGGGCGTATCCGATCAGTAGTCCACTCATGCATTCATTGTTGCAGTTATGGCCCCTTGATCGTGCACATTATCGTGCGGGTCTAACGTGCAGATGGAATTAGCGGAAATCCGCGAAGCCTGTGACTGTTAACTTCGTTTGGCGGTTGGAGCACAAATAGTTTTGGCGGTTAATGTTCACTTAAGCGGGTTATGGATGCCTGTTGGCCCTCTTTAGCTACGTGCTAGGAATGGGTTAAGTTAGGCGTTAGCTTGCAAGGCGCGGTACGTATGGTTTCATGCGCCAACAATCAGCGCGCCGATACCCGCGACCAAAAGTGAGCCGCGCCCCCGACTTACCCATGTTGGGCTTCCTCACCTCGAGCATCGAAAGCCAGGTCGCCTACCAGCAGCGAAAAGGTGAAACCGATGCCAGCGATGCTGATTCATTTGGTGTGCAGGTCAGCGATGAATGATTCGGCTCGTTCCAGGTTCAAGGCCAGTTTATCGCGCTTGGTGATCGCCCGCTGGGTGTATTCAGTGAGCTTCACACGAGCAGTTTCGTTAGCAGGTTCAGCGGCTAGTTTGTCCACTGTGTCTAGCAGTTCACCCATCTCTTCCAAGGTGAAACCCAGTGGTTTCATGGAACGGATCACCAGCATGCGTTTCAAATCTGATTCGGTATACACGCGAAATCCTCCCTCGCTGCGGGTGCTTGCTGGCAGGAGACCCACCTCGTCGTAATGGCGAATGGTGCGATGTGAGAGACCTGTCGCCTCAACCATGTCTCCAATATGCAGGGTGCGCGTATTAGCAGCCGCTGGTGTGGGTTCAGGCATGAGTTCCTCCGTGATCGTCAATTACAACCCTACCCTCACGTTAGGTTAGTGTGGGGTTAGATTTTTCAGGCCCTACCGAACAGGTAGCCCTTGACTCCTCCTGAGCGCAATGACGCGCCGCTAAGAATTCTATGCACTCCCAAGGGCTTTTGCCCTAAATCCATCAATGAATGGAGACTCCTTCGTGAGCACACAAACACCTGCAGAACCCCAGGCCCTCACGCCAGTAGAGCGCCAATCGGTGCTGCGCACCCTGAAATCCCCGCGACTACTCAAAACCGAAGTCCTCGCCGGGCTCGTCGTTGCTTTGGCCCTGATCCCTGAAGCCATCGCCTTCTCCATCATCGCCGGAGTCGACCCTCGCATTGGTCTCTTCGCGTCCTTCACCATGGCGGTCTCGATCGCCTTCCTCGGCGGACGCCCCGCCATGATTTCAGCCGCCACCGGTGCTATCGCCCTGGTGATCGCCCCGTTGATGGAAAGTCACGGGATCGATTACTTCATAGCCGCAGTGATCATGGCCGGAATTTTCCAAATCATCTTGGCATTGCTTGGGGTCGCTAAGCTCATGCGCTTCATCCCGCGCCAAGTGATGGTCGGTTTCGTCAACGCTCTGGCCATCCTGATTTTCATGTCTCAGGTTCCCGAGCTTCTCGGGGTCCCCTGGCTGGTCTATCCACTGACTGCGCTGGGACTTTTGATCGTCTTCGGCCTGCCTAAATTGACCACCGCGATCCCGGCTCCGCTGGTCGCCATTGTCGTTTTGACCCTCATTACCGTCTTCGCGTCCCTGGCTGTTCCCACCGTCGGGGATAAAGGAGAGCTGCCCGAAAGCCTACCCGCGTTATTTTTCCCTAACGTTCCACTGAATTTCGAGACGCTGCAGATTCTCTTCCCCTACGCTTTGGCCATGGCCTTCGTGGGACTACTTGAATCACTGATGACCGCGAAACTTGTCGATGATGTCACTGACACGCACTCGAATAAGACCCGCGAATCCTGGGGTCAGGGTGCAGCGAATATCATCACCGGATTCTTCGGCGGCATGGGCGGGTGCGCGATGATCGGGCAGACCATGATCAATGTGAAAGCTTCTGGAGCGCGAACGCGAATTTCCACTTTCCTCGCTGGTGTCTTCCTGCTCATCTTGGTCGTAGTCTTGGGTGATATCGTCGCGCTGATCCCGATGGCCGCACTGGTCGCGGTCATGATCTTCGTATCGATCGCCACCTTCGACTGGCACAGTATCAAGCCCTCCACGCTGCGCATGATGCCCAAGAGCGAAACCACCGTCATGCTGGTCACCGTGATCTTCACCGTCGCCACGCACAACCTCGCGATCGGTGTCGGGGCCGGTGTGCTTACTGCCATGGTGCTCTTCGCCAACCGCGTCGCGCACTTCGTGACCGTGACCCGCACAGTCGAAGAGCATTTTGACCAGGAAATTGCGAAGTATGTCGTCGACGGCGAATTGTTCTTCGCTTCCTCCAACGACCTATACACCCAGTTCAACTACGCAGAGGACCCTGAGGACATCGTGATCGACATGCATCAGTCGCATCTGTGGGACGCCTCGACCATTGCGGCCTTGGATTCCATCACTGACAAATATGAGAAGTATGGGAAGAACGTGGACGTTCAAGGGCTGAACCAAGCCAGTGCCAACATGCGCGAACGCATGGGTGGAAAACTCGGCGGCGGTCACTAATACATTAAGGAATGAAGAGGTATCGACGGAATCAGATTCCGCCGCTACCTCTTATTGTGCGTGTCTCAAAAATCTAAAGCTTTTTGAGACTCTACCTAGAGTAGAAACTTGTCGCATCAAATACTTGGAAAACGCGGGCTGTATTTGTCTTATAAACTCGTCCCAACGTAAAACGTCTTACCTGCTTGCCGCACAGGGGTTTTTGAGTCACACTGGGCAGGTGAGGCATTTGGGATACACACGAGTGAGCACTTCGAGCCAAGACGCGGCCTTGCAACTCGACGCTCTTGCTGCAGCGGGGGTGCAGAAACGCGACGTGTTCGCCGATGTGACATCCGGCAGCCGGAGCGCGATTGAGCGGCCCGGGATGAAGAAACTGCTCGAGTACGCGCAGTCCGGGGACACCGTGGTGGTCTGGCGAGTAGACCGGCTCGGGCGATCCCTGATCGATGTTTTGAACACCGTGAACCTCTTACGAGAGCGCGGGGTTAATGTCCGCTCCATTTCCGATGGCATAGACCCGGCCACGTCGACCGGACGGATGATGCTGAACATGCTCGCCTCATTGGCCGAGTACGAGCGAGAGCTGATCGTTGAACGAGTCAATGCCGGCATTGCTGCCGCCCGGCAATCCGGAACCCGTTTCGGCCGGCCGGTCTCTGACCCGGCGGTGATTGCCGATAAGCTCGCGATCGCCAAAGATGCCCGCGCCAGGGGACGCACCGCCGAAGACGCAGCACGTCTGGTTGGCTGGAGCCGCGCGACGTTCTACCGCCACTTGGGCCAAGAATCCGCCTCTGTCAAGAGCCTGTGATCGGCCATGTCCCGGCGAAGCGAAACGCGCAGGGACGCACCGCTGGGACAAAACCAGAATGGCAGCAGTACCGTGAAAGCAGGAACCTCTTACAGCGGCCTGATCAAGGCAACGGCACGCTGGGAAATACTGCGGCAACACGTCGAAGACGGAGTGCCGCTGACGGTCTTGGCTGAGGAACACCATATCGGCCTGAGGACACTGCAGCGATGGCACCAGAGCTTCAAGCTCCAGGGGAAGCCTGGTCTGGAACCGGTGGCACAGGGCAAACGCGGACGCCGGATGCCCAGCGACTTCGTGAAGCTGGTCGAAGGCCTCGCCTTAGCTAAACCGCCCAGGACCACTGCAGCCATCCACCAGCAAGCTAACAAGGTGGCGCTCCACCTGGGGTGGGCACCGGTTTCCTACTCCACCATCCGCTCGATTGTCGGCGAGATAGATCCCGGGATGATGACACTGGCGCAGCAAGGCGCGGCGGTGTACCGCGATAAGTACGAACTGGTCTGGCGCCGCCGCGCCGAACGTCCGAACTCGGTGTGGCAGGCTGATCATACCGAGCTCGACATCCTGGTCCTAGATGCTAGCCACCAGCCGGTCCGCCCGTGGCTCACCACGATCATGGATGATTACTCGCGAGCCCTATGCGGGTACATGATCTTCACCGGTGCTCCCTCATCCTTGAATACGGCATTGGCGTTGCGTGAGGCGATCTGGCCCAAAAAGACAGCTGATTGGCCGATGTGCGGAATCCCTGATGTGCTCTACGTGGACCACGGAACCGATTTCACGAGCCACCACTTGGCGCAGGCTGCCAGAGACTTGCACTTCGAAATCACTTTCTCCGCAGTAGCCCGGCCACAGGGCAGGGGAAAGATTGAGCGTTTCTTCGGTACGTTGAATACCGAGCTTTTGGCCCGACTACCGGGTTACTTGCACAACGTACGCAATCCCAAACCCGGACTATCGATTAGTGAACTGGACACGGCGCTAGGTGAGTTCATTGGGCAGAATTACCACCAGCGTGAACACCAAGAGATCAAAGAAACACCTCAAAAAGCGTGGCAGGGCAACGGCTGGTTGCCGCGTCTGCCTGAATCCATCGATGAACTGAACCTGCTGCTGCTCACGGTCGCCAAACCTCGAATCGTCCACCGCGATGGGGTGCACTTCCAAGGGCTACGCTACATATCTCCCTTGCTGGCTGCCTATGTCGGAGAATCCGTCATCCTTCGCTACGACCCGCGAGACGTTGCCGAGATTCAGGTCTTTCACCATGGCCAGCACATCTGCAAAGCTGTGGATCCCACGCACGAACGATCCATCATGACCTTTAAGGACGTCCAGAAAGCACGCTCTGCACGAAAGCGTCAGCTGCGCGGACAAATCAATGAACGAATCGCCACCGTCGCGGAATTTCTAGCGGCCGGGCAACCAACAACGGAGGCACCCCAGCCTGATCCGGCGGTCCACCGAACCAAGAAAACGAAGCTGCGCACTTACGCGGAGGACGAGTAATGGGACCAACAACTTTTATCGCAACGAAAGAGCACCGCCGCTTCACTGAGTTCGCCAATGCGGTGCGTCGGCAGCGGACTATCGGGGTCTGCTATGGACAAGCTGGAATCGGCAAAACCCTATCGGCTAAACGTTATGCCAACTGGAGCCCGAAAGCCGAGGCGTTAATAGAGGAATGGGGTCGACGGGAGGACAGTGACCTCCAGATCTACAAGGATCTGGCCAAAACGCGGACCGTCTTCTTCACCCCAGGGGTTCTGACGACGCCTAAGCAAATCAAGGATGAACTCTCTCTGGTCACCACCCGGACCTCGATCTGTATCCATCAACATCTCGATACTTTAGGTGCCACGAATGGCCCGATGAATCAAGACAAGCATGTTGAGCTGATCATCGTTGATGAGTCGGAGCGACTCAACGCCACTGCCTTAGAAGTGCTACGAGATAGGTATGACAGGAACAATATCGCTCTGATGCTGATTGGGATGCCTGGCATCGAAAAGCAGTTCAGTCGATACCCTCAGCTCTATAGCCGTGTTGGTTTCGCTCACGAGTACCGTCCGCTTGCTCAGGATGAACTGCATTTCGTTTTGCAACGAAAGTGGCGTGCCCTCGGCAAAACTCTGGACTTGGAGGACTTCACCGATACCCAAGCTGTCGCGGCGATCGCCCGTATCACGCGAGGTAATTTCCGGCTGATCGATCGACTCTTCACACAGATGCAGCGAGTCATGAAAATCAATGAGCTGGACACGATTACCGATGATGTTGTTGAAGCTGCTCGATCCACGCTAGTGATCGGAATCAGTTGAACCGCCAATAATAGGTGCGCAGAAACCGCCAAACGAAGTTAACAATCACAGCGAAGCCACTTTGGGGAACCGGGTGCACGTTGGGGGATCGGCTTACGTGCACTGACCGTAGCATCGACACGGCACCTGAGTTGAGAATAGATTGGTTAATCACTGTACGGCGAAAGTCTTCGAAGATGATGCTTGCTACTTTGATGGACTTGCCTCTTCGGGCTATCTTCCCGGGATTCAAGCGGGGTGGATATGTTTATCCGACCGAGGTTTTACGAGTTGTGTACAGGGTAAGTTTTCTAGGGTAGGAGACGAAGGAATGGTTGACTTTGCTCTGGACTGGACAGTAGACCAGTGCCTTGATGCTTTGGTTGAGGCGGTGAGATCTTCTGGATGTTCTATTGCGACGGCGGAGTCGTTAACCGGTGGACAGCTTGCTGCTGCCCTTTCATCTGCCGCCGCTGCCAGTGATTGGTATAAAGGCGGGATAGTGGCTTACCAGTCTGATGTCAAACATGGACTACTGTCCACTCCCGCCGGTCCGGTGGTGACGGCCGAGACCGCTTCAGCGATGGCCGTGTCGGTCGCTCATTTACTTGGGGCACGATTCAGCTTGGGCGTAACTGGTGTGGGTGGACCGGACCCCCAAGATGGTGTATCTCCGGGGACAGTATTTGTGGCTACTTTTGAGGATGGAAAAACCGCCGAGGTCACACGTCATAATTTTTCTGGGCAACCTCTTGAGATCCTTCAGCAAACAGTTTGTGCTTCACTGCGCCAAATTACCCGCCGTATTAAGTCAGGGGACCCCTAATTGGCGACACGGAGGAGCCTGTCGATTACGCGAGTTTCGGTAGGCGAAGGCTTTGAGTACTGGCGAAATGGAAAGCGTCTTCGTAAACGTTCGGATATCAGCAGGATTGAAGCGATCACGATTCCACCAGCGTGGACGAATGTAGAGATATCTGCATCTGCGATGGCCGGAACCATTGTGGCTGCAACCTCAATTGAGCAACCAACAAGTGGTGAGTTACTGACCACTGACGCCATCGATGTAGTGGTTAAGGCGCTGGAAGCGACAGTAAAAGTAATGCGAGACAAGCACGACGCAGTGGACGAGGCGGATCCGACGACCGCCGATATTCTGCACCAGTACATTGCCGACCTGGAGCAACAGGCATGGTTCATTAGTGCGGAGAAGCGGACTCCCCGCACCAGCAAATAGATTTAAGTCGACGAAGGCGCAACGGGAACATCTGTATCCCGTTGCGCCTTTTTAGTGGGTTATTTACTTGCTTGTAGCGAAAGCTGTAGCCAGTGAGAAGTCACCGTCGTACCAAGCTTCATTTTTCAGTACCACAGCGACTTCTCTGGGTGGAGTTTGTTCTCTATCAAAGGTGTTCTGATGTTTTAGGGGGAGGGCATGCCCCCGTTGACGTTGAGCGTTTCACCGATGACGTAGCTGGATTCTGGTGAGGTGAGGAAGACGAACGCTGGTGCGCATTCGGTGGGTTGTCCTGCTCGGCCTAGGGGGTGTCTTTGCCGAAGTGTGGGAGTGCCTCTTTGGGTTGTCCGTCGGAAACTTGTAGAGGCGTCCAGATGGGTCCAGGAGCTACGGCATTTACGCGGATTCCTCGTGGGGCCAACATTTGGGCTAAACCTTTGGTGAAGTTATTGATAGCGGCCTTTGTGGAGGCGTAATCGAGTAGATGGGTGGAGGGTTTGTAGGCCTGTATCGAGGTGGTGTTGACGATGGTGGATCCGGCTGGCATATGTTTGAGCGCAGCTTTTGAGATGCGGTAGATGGCGTGAATGTTGACGTTGAACGTATCCACCCATTGTTCGTCGGGAAGATCGCTGAGTTCTTCAACTGCAATTTGACGGCCAGCATTGTTGACGAGCGCGTCAAGTCCACCCAATTTCTCAGCAGCGTCGTCTACTAGTCGCGCGCAAAACTCTTTATCTCTGAGATCGCCCGGGAACAAGAACGCCTGCTGGCCTGTCTGCGTCACGATTGACTTGATGGATTGGGCGTCTTTTTCCTCGGCAGGTAAGTATGACAACGCGATGTCGGCGCCTTCGCGAGCGAATGCGATGGCTACGGCGGCTCCGATACCGGAGTCGGCACCGGTGATGAGTGCGCGGCGACCAACTAAGCGCCCTGTTCCTTGATAGGAATCTTCGCCGCGGTCACTGCGGGGGATGAGCTCTTTGTCTAACCCAGGTTCGGGCTGGTCCTGTTCAGGCGGAGTGATGGAGGGGTATCTTGTGACGGGGTTTTGGAATTTTAGTTGATTATTCGATTGGTCAGTCATGCGATTTCTCCTTCTTAGGAAGATAGGGCGAGGAATTTAGGACTGTTCTATCCCTTTCGGCCCTCTGTGGCGATGCCTTGAACGAAATAACGCTGGCCGAACGCGAAGAGCAAGAGCATCGGAAGGGTGACCAGCAGCGAGGCGACCATGACGTATTGATAGTCACCCTGTCCACCGTTGGTGGGGCTGTATTTCGTCATGGCGTAGGCGATGCCCAGCGGAGCAGTGAATTCTTCCGGGGATCCGGAATTCAGATAAATTAAGGCGGCTTGTAGATTGTTCCAGCTAGCTTGAAACTCAAAGATGAAAATCACTACAAGCGACGGTACAGAAAGCGGTAATGCAATGCGACGAAATAGTCCCCAATACCCTGCACCGTCAATACGAGCAGCTTCGAAAAGTTCCCGTGGAAGACCCATGAAAAATTGTCGTTGCAAGAAGATATAGAACGCTGAGCCAAAGAGGTTCATCCCAAAAAGAGGAACCCACGTGCCTACCAGTCCTAAATTGTTCCAAATCAGGTATTGGGGAACCATGGTGACGGCGCCAGGAAGCATCATTGTGGCAAGCACAAGGCCGAAAAGGAATCGGCGCAAGGGAAACCTGAAATAGGCGAACCCAAAAGCAACCATGGCGCTAGAAAATGTCACCAATGTCGCGGCAATAAAAGCAATGAGCAGTGAATTGAGGACCCAATTACCTAGCGGCAACTGGTTCCACACTTCCACGTAGTTCTGTGGTGTGAAGGTGTGTGGGATCAGTGAATTATCGAACACTTCACCCCGCGGTTTCAGGCTCGCAGCGAATAGCCAAGCAAAGGGGTAAAGAAAGATCAGCGAAATTGCTAGCAACAGCACCACAGTGAGCATGCGCCCCATGCTCCAGCGACGGGTGAATGTTTTGGGCGAGGCCAAGGTTTTCACTAACGTTCACCTCCTTCGTAGTAGACAAACCGATTGCCCACTTTCACTTGGATCGCACTGATGATCATGATGAGGACAAACAACAGCCATGCCATCGCTGAAGCGAATCCGAAATTAAACTCACGGAATGCTTGCTGGAACAAGTAGATTCCGTAAAACAGTGAAGATTCGGGAGAGGCGTTGGATTGGTCGCGCCAAAAAAGTAGGAAAGCTTGGTCAAAGACTTGGAGTGCTGCGATCGTTAGCACCAAGACGTTGAAGAAGATTGTGCTCGAGATTTGGGGCACGGTAATGAAAAAGAATTGGCGGACCGGACCGGCCCCGTCCAACGCTGACGCTTCGTAAAGTTCGGTGGGTACGTTTTTGAGCGCTGCCAGAAAGATCACCATAGTTCCGCTGACCCCCCACAAGGTCATAAGAACGATGGAGGGCTTTACCCAATCAGGATCAATCAGCCACTGTGGTCCCACAATCCCGAAGAACTTCAGAAACTGATTGATTGCACCAGTGTTGCCATTGAGAAGCAGTAAAA contains:
- a CDS encoding recombinase family protein, which encodes MSGLLIGYARVSTAEQDLATQQAALEALGVETANLYVDHGLTGTNRERPGLGKALAAVRAGDTLVVTKLDRLARSLPDARDIADELSKKGVALSLGGSVYDPNDPVGRLLFNVLGMVAEFEADLIRARTREGMAIAKAKGKLKGKQPKLSATQRKHLLSVAAKGEHTQSELAELFNVSRTTIYRELRKT
- a CDS encoding MerR family transcriptional regulator; amino-acid sequence: MPEPTPAAANTRTLHIGDMVEATGLSHRTIRHYDEVGLLPASTRSEGGFRVYTESDLKRMLVIRSMKPLGFTLEEMGELLDTVDKLAAEPANETARVKLTEYTQRAITKRDKLALNLERAESFIADLHTK
- a CDS encoding SulP family inorganic anion transporter, encoding MNGDSFVSTQTPAEPQALTPVERQSVLRTLKSPRLLKTEVLAGLVVALALIPEAIAFSIIAGVDPRIGLFASFTMAVSIAFLGGRPAMISAATGAIALVIAPLMESHGIDYFIAAVIMAGIFQIILALLGVAKLMRFIPRQVMVGFVNALAILIFMSQVPELLGVPWLVYPLTALGLLIVFGLPKLTTAIPAPLVAIVVLTLITVFASLAVPTVGDKGELPESLPALFFPNVPLNFETLQILFPYALAMAFVGLLESLMTAKLVDDVTDTHSNKTRESWGQGAANIITGFFGGMGGCAMIGQTMINVKASGARTRISTFLAGVFLLILVVVLGDIVALIPMAALVAVMIFVSIATFDWHSIKPSTLRMMPKSETTVMLVTVIFTVATHNLAIGVGAGVLTAMVLFANRVAHFVTVTRTVEEHFDQEIAKYVVDGELFFASSNDLYTQFNYAEDPEDIVIDMHQSHLWDASTIAALDSITDKYEKYGKNVDVQGLNQASANMRERMGGKLGGGH
- a CDS encoding recombinase family protein, translating into MRHLGYTRVSTSSQDAALQLDALAAAGVQKRDVFADVTSGSRSAIERPGMKKLLEYAQSGDTVVVWRVDRLGRSLIDVLNTVNLLRERGVNVRSISDGIDPATSTGRMMLNMLASLAEYERELIVERVNAGIAAARQSGTRFGRPVSDPAVIADKLAIAKDARARGRTAEDAARLVGWSRATFYRHLGQESASVKSL
- a CDS encoding Mu transposase C-terminal domain-containing protein, with amino-acid sequence MKAGTSYSGLIKATARWEILRQHVEDGVPLTVLAEEHHIGLRTLQRWHQSFKLQGKPGLEPVAQGKRGRRMPSDFVKLVEGLALAKPPRTTAAIHQQANKVALHLGWAPVSYSTIRSIVGEIDPGMMTLAQQGAAVYRDKYELVWRRRAERPNSVWQADHTELDILVLDASHQPVRPWLTTIMDDYSRALCGYMIFTGAPSSLNTALALREAIWPKKTADWPMCGIPDVLYVDHGTDFTSHHLAQAARDLHFEITFSAVARPQGRGKIERFFGTLNTELLARLPGYLHNVRNPKPGLSISELDTALGEFIGQNYHQREHQEIKETPQKAWQGNGWLPRLPESIDELNLLLLTVAKPRIVHRDGVHFQGLRYISPLLAAYVGESVILRYDPRDVAEIQVFHHGQHICKAVDPTHERSIMTFKDVQKARSARKRQLRGQINERIATVAEFLAAGQPTTEAPQPDPAVHRTKKTKLRTYAEDE
- a CDS encoding AAA family ATPase; translated protein: MGPTTFIATKEHRRFTEFANAVRRQRTIGVCYGQAGIGKTLSAKRYANWSPKAEALIEEWGRREDSDLQIYKDLAKTRTVFFTPGVLTTPKQIKDELSLVTTRTSICIHQHLDTLGATNGPMNQDKHVELIIVDESERLNATALEVLRDRYDRNNIALMLIGMPGIEKQFSRYPQLYSRVGFAHEYRPLAQDELHFVLQRKWRALGKTLDLEDFTDTQAVAAIARITRGNFRLIDRLFTQMQRVMKINELDTITDDVVEAARSTLVIGIS
- a CDS encoding CinA family protein; translation: MVDFALDWTVDQCLDALVEAVRSSGCSIATAESLTGGQLAAALSSAAAASDWYKGGIVAYQSDVKHGLLSTPAGPVVTAETASAMAVSVAHLLGARFSLGVTGVGGPDPQDGVSPGTVFVATFEDGKTAEVTRHNFSGQPLEILQQTVCASLRQITRRIKSGDP
- a CDS encoding ferritin-like domain-containing protein, producing the protein MAGTIVAATSIEQPTSGELLTTDAIDVVVKALEATVKVMRDKHDAVDEADPTTADILHQYIADLEQQAWFISAEKRTPRTSK
- a CDS encoding carbohydrate ABC transporter permease — protein: MGRMLTVVLLLAISLIFLYPFAWLFAASLKPRGEVFDNSLIPHTFTPQNYVEVWNQLPLGNWVLNSLLIAFIAATLVTFSSAMVAFGFAYFRFPLRRFLFGLVLATMMLPGAVTMVPQYLIWNNLGLVGTWVPLFGMNLFGSAFYIFLQRQFFMGLPRELFEAARIDGAGYWGLFRRIALPLSVPSLVVIFIFEFQASWNNLQAALIYLNSGSPEEFTAPLGIAYAMTKYSPTNGGQGDYQYVMVASLLVTLPMLLLFAFGQRYFVQGIATEGRKG
- a CDS encoding carbohydrate ABC transporter permease, which encodes MLRKYNSREALAGYLFISPWIIGFLVFTVGAMAFSLMISFSRYNPISNAVRPVGTANYERLFEDPKVALSLANTLFYAVMAVPLEIILALLLALLLTKIPRGSGFFRTIFYLPKMTPAVATAAIFLLLLNGNTGAINQFLKFFGIVGPQWLIDPDWVKPSIVLMTLWGVSGTMVIFLAALKNVPTELYEASALDGAGPVRQFFFITVPQISSTIFFNVLVLTIAALQVFDQAFLLFWRDQSNASPESSLFYGIYLFQQAFREFNFGFASAMAWLLFVLIMIISAIQVKVGNRFVYYEGGER